One Microplitis mediator isolate UGA2020A chromosome 3, iyMicMedi2.1, whole genome shotgun sequence DNA segment encodes these proteins:
- the LOC130664379 gene encoding protein sidekick isoform X3, which produces MTKEVDFLKMTARSSGGRVRRLVILFTIYILLNTDNASGAAESLQEPRFTTQPSGISNILIENRTKILQCQARGYPPPKYRWFKDGVALSNEFTSESFWRIQNANKKDAGVYYCVASNEVGSIFSERVTFSVAYMGVFKDQTEKVISVGYGEAAILELPPIESHPTPDVTWSTPDGPVPYGINYATSQRRLLILNAGDNDEDLYRARAMNTQIGKEEYSPYFKLEVIGDPNVEVAPSIIIAPNDTQIAKDQPVTYLDCIANARSLHELRVLWTKDGVPIENARISYSFNDLWNRTLELISANLTYTGVYTCHVTLRSGGYPMINASARVDVFEKPTFVNELKRETHGDYGSAVLIPCEVVGVPMPKITWYHNAEPVDSFIGTKFDINEDGTLVIKRLTMSYAGMFQCLASNDAGESSSYTWLKVKMGKRSGMNFVKRVARWAAGYRVVRVRQSDRRFEFSQYPETSIPIMETSPRNLTVLDGKDATIVCRAVGAPIPNTTWIFNDTIPVEIAGRVQLLDTGDLSIAAVNLNDAGKYTCIRSNDAGSVNGSGYLSVHVRTQIIRPPSDTSVLLGHTAKLECKVSNDPSVPYDIDWFYNAQLINRASSRVKMRHDGTLEIGAVRASDVGEYTCTVISPGGNETRSARLSVIELPFAPINVVAERVESISPRSVNISWVPGFDGNSEIKKFVVERRVVPETGPIADSLSNWVVENDNVSSQVRWCLLEDLKAAAAYQFRVTAVNLVGEGPPSEPSNVVILPQEPPSGPPVGFVGSARSDSEIITQWQPPLDEHCNGHILGYILRYRLHGYYNQSPWIIQNITNEAQKNYLLSDLITWKDYLVQVAAYNDKGVGVFTDGLIIKTREGVPEAPPTNVRVKAINSTAVQVWWKPPNPQKINGINQGYKIQAWTRGNLTEENEYKSIKVPPSLFDPLAEQSAIISGLKKYTKYNITVLCFTDPGDGQRSNPIEVRTSEDVPDEVENLQFDDISDRALTVKWSPPSEINGVLTNYQLKYMIKDLQESLRVLNFSADTLSSKVEQLQPTTHYKFEVIAWTSKGPGKSRVATIQSGVEPVLPEPPSKLALSNIDAFSVVLQFTPGFDGNSSIIKWTVQAQTKRNTTWYNIYEVSDPDASTITVSGLTPFMQYKLRLIANNVVGASKPSEPTKEFQTIQAPPSHPPMNVTVRAMSATELRVRWIPLQQLEWYGNPRGYNVTYTEVRTNKSQSITIEDHTANSYVLENMEEFALYEIVMQAYNDVGFSSPSPKAIERTRESVPSVGPSNVEANATSSTTILVKWGEVPVEHQNGQIEGYKVYYSANGRSSFQFRNIPKNTTFTTTLTELKKFVQYHIHVLAYTRLGDGALSTPPVRVQTFEDVPGPPSNVSLPDVSFSTARIIWDTPEDPNGEILGYKVMYYLNNSQERQFSKEVEAEARTFTATGLESEKHYMFLVTAQTRLGWGKTAFALVLTTNNRERPQPPSTPQISRSQVQSRQITFSWTPGTDGSAPLRYYTVQKSENAGAFQVIPERVDPSLTSYTANNLKPFTFYQFRIQATNDIGPSDWSDESAQVQTLPAAPSRGVTGLKVVPITTTSIEVHWDMIEEIHWSGDHTTGGYRVVYQPVSDFPTALEATPKQEIIGINQTKMILSDLMEDRNYEIVVLPFNSEGDGPPSPPVTVYVGEAVPTGEPQGLKAEPISSTEVFLKWKPPQAHMQNGDLLGYKIFYLVTDSPQVLDKKQEEEIEVVPATSLQHSLVFLDKYTEYKVQVLAFNPAGDGPRSPPITVRTKQDLPGPPSNLQFTEITMTSMRVTWDPPKLRNGEIVGYVVTYETAEQNDKFSKQVKQKVTETSLLIQPLEEEVTYTFTVRALTIDFGPPVSGNVTTGPQEGSPMIPTNLSVTKTVSYVHLKWKNGASGKGPILGYYIETRRKDDSRWQTIAKSDNGPLDEFTISYQNLLPSTAYLFRVISYNRYGISYPAYSTETILTPSKLYLEYAYLQHRPFYRQTWFMVTLAATSIVIIIMVVAILCVKSKSYKYKQEAQKTLEESMAMDIDDRQESDLSLYRTRPSGGTLSIGNGCGTLGKRGTIARKSMHPPPPPLHGKSPPRPSPASVAYHSDEESLKGYDENPDDSSVTEKPSEISSTDSQGSESENESVQSDPHSFVNHYANVNDSLRQSWKRQKPVRNYSSYTDSEPEGSAVVSLNGGQIIMNNMARSRAPLPGFSSFV; this is translated from the exons ATGACAAAGGAAGTGGATTTTTTAAAGATGACTGCGAGGTCGTCTGGAGGACGAGTACGGAGACTCGTTATTCTTTTTACGATTTATATTCTTCTCAATACTGATAATGCATCCGGTGCTGCTG aATCCTTACAAGAGCCAAGATTTACCACACAACCATCTGGTATAAGCAATATATTGATAGAAAATAGAACAAAAATACTTCAATGTCAAGCACGAG GATATCCTCCACCAAAATACAGGTGGTTCAAAGACGGTGTCGCGCTGAGCAATGAATTTACATCAGAGTCATTTTGGCGGATCCAGAACGCAAATAAAAAAGATGCTGGAGTTTACTACTGCGTTGCTAGCAATGAAGTCGGTTCAATTTTCAGTGAACGTGTTACTTTCTCAGTTGCAT ACATGGGAGTATTTAAAGACCAAACAGAAAAGGTAATAAGTGTAGGGTATGGTGAAGCAGCTATTTTAGAGTTACCACCTATCGAGAGTCATCCAACACCCGACGTCACCTGGTCAACGCCAGACGGACCAGTACCTTATGGTATTAATTATGCAACGAGTCAGCGCAGGCTTCTCATCTTGAATGCCGGCGACAATGACGAAGACTTGTATAG agcTCGGGCTATGAACACACAAATAGGCAAAGAGGAGTACAGTCCGTACTTTAAGCTTGAAGTAATTGGCGATCCAAATGTTGAAGTTGCGCCTTCAATTATTATCGCTCCAAATGACACACAAATTGCTAAAGACCAACCAGTAACTTATCTTGACTGTATTGCAAACGCACG ATCATTACACGAATTAAGAGTTCTCTGGACAAAAGACGGCGTACCAATTGAAAACGCCCGTATCTCATACAGCTTCAATGACTTGTGGAACCGGACACTGGAACTTATCTCTGCTAATTTAACGTACACTGGAGTCTACACATGTCACGTTACACTTCGCAGCGGTGGATATCCGATGATAAATGCCAGTGCTCGTGTTGATGTTTTTGAAAAGCCCACGTTTGTTAATGAATTGAAACGCGAGACTCACGGTGATTATGGATCAGCTGTTTTGATCCCCTGTGAAGTTGTTGGTGTTCCTATGCCTAAAATAACTTGGTACCATAATGCAGAACCAGTTGATTCTTTTATTGGGACCAA GTTTGATATTAATGAAGACGGTACGCTGGTTATCAAGAGACTGACGATGAGCTACGCGGGAATGTTTCAGTGTTTAGCTTCAAATGATGCGGGTGAATCTTCTAGTTACACGTGGCTTAAAGTCAAGa TGGGCAAAAGATCCGGCATGAACTTTGTGAAGAGAGTGGCCCGATGGGCTGCAGGCTATCGAGTAGTCAGGGTACGACAATCCGACCGGCGCTTTGAATTCAGTCAGTATCCAGAGA CTTCAATCCCGATTATGGAGACCAGCCCGCGAAATTTGACGGTTTTGGATGGAAAAGACGCGACGATAGTTTGCCGAGCTGTTGGAGCACCGATTCCCAACACGACGTGGATTTTTaatg atacgATACCAGTAGAGATCGCTGGCCGCGTTCAACTGCTTGACACTGGAGACCTTTCAATCGCGGCCGTGAATTTAAATGATGCAGGAAAATACACTTGTATTCGTTCAAATGATGCGGGTTCCGTCAACGGGTCAGGTTATCTGTCAGTGCACGTCCGGACACAAATAATTCGTCCCCCAAGTGACACATCAGTGCTTCTAGGACATACAGCAAAGCTTGAATGCAAAGTATCCAACGATCCAAGTGTTCCTTATGACATCGACTGGTTCTACAATGCGCAGTTGATAAATCGAGCCAGTTCTCGGGTAAAAATGCGTCACGACGGTACTCTGGAGATCGGCGCAGTCCGCGCATCTGATGTGGGCGAGTACACATGTACTGTTATCTCCCCAGGTGGTAATGAGACCCGCAGTGCACGTCTCAGTGTAATCGAATTACCATTCGCTCCAATAAATGTAGTCGCTGAACGTGTTGAAAGTATTTCCCCTCGATCTGTCAACATCAGCTGGGTGCCGGGTTTCGACGGCAACAGCGAGATAAAAAAGTTCGTCGTCGAACGTCGCGTGGTACCAGAAACTGGACCTATAGCTGATTCACTGTCCAACTGGGTCGTGGAAAATGACAACGTGTCTTCACAAGTACGCTGGTGTCTGCTCGAAGATTTAAAAGCCGCAGCTGCTTATCAATTTCGCGTTACTGCTGTCAATCTAGTAGGCGAAGGTCCTCCTTCTGAGCCGAGCAACGTCGTTATACTTCCGCAAGAGCCACCGTCAGGACCACCCGTTGGATTCGTCGGCTCAGCGAGATCTGATTCTGAAATCATCACTCAGTGGCAGCCGCCTTTGGACGAACACTGCAATGGACATATTCTGGGTTACATTTTAAGATACCGCCTCCATGGTTACTACAACCAGAGCCCGTGGATTATACAGAACATTACTAATGaagcacaaaaaaattatttgctatCGGACTTGATAACTTGGAAAGATTATCTGGTACAAGTTGCCGCGTATAATGACAAAGGTGTCGGTGTATTTACTGATGGGCTGATTATCAAGACGAGAGAAGGAGTTCCCGAAGCACCACCGACTAATGTACGGGTGAAAGCCATCAACTCAACGGCGGTCCAGGTCTGGTGGAAGCCACCGAATCCTCAGAAAATAAATGGAATCAATCAAGGATATAAAATCCAAGCATGGACTCGCGGAAATTTAACTGAAGAAAATGAATACAAGTCAATTAAAGTACCGCCGAGTTTATTTGACCCGCTCGCTGAACAGTCGGCTATCATAAGTGggctaaaaaaatacacaaaatacAATATTACGGTTCTTTGTTTCACTGATCCAGGAGATGGGCAACGAAGTAACCCCATTGAAGTACGAACGAGTGAAGATGTACCAGATgaagttgaaaatttacaatttgatGACATAAGCGATCGCGCACTGACAGTTAAGTGGAGTCCGCCGAGCGAAATAAACGGCGTACTGACGAATTACCAACTAAAGTACATGATTAAAGATTTGCAAGAATCATTGcgcgttttaaatttttccgcggATACGCTGTCAAGCAAAGTGGAACAGCTTCAACCAACAACGCATTATAAATTCGAAGTAATCGCCTGGACATCAAAAGGCCCCGGGAAATCACGAGTTGCTACTATTCAGTCGGGCGTTGAACCAGTTCTTCCAGAACCACCTTCAAAATTGGCTCTATCTAATATCGATGCATTTTCAGTTGTTCTCCAGTTCACACCGGGCTTCGACGGCAACTCCTCGATAATCAAGTGGACCGTTCAAGCGCAAACAAAACGCAATACCACATGGTACAATATTTATGAAGTTTCAGATCCGGATGCCAGCACAATTACTGTCAGCGGATTGACTCCATTCATGCAATACAAACTGCGTTTGATTGCTAATAATGTCGTCGGTGCTTCTAAACCTTCTGAGCCAACAAAAGAATTCCAAACGATTCAAGCTCCACCTTCGCACCCACCAATGAATGTCACAGTCCGTGCAATGAGTGCTACTGAACTCCGTGTCCGCTGGATTCCTCTTCAGCAGCTTGAATGGTACGGCAACCCACGAGGTTACAATGTGACGTACACCGAAGTGAGGACCAACAAGTCTCAGAGTATCACCATTGAAGACCACACTGCCAATTCTTACGTCTTGGAAAACATGGAAGAATTCGCGCTCTACGAAATTGTAATGCAGGCATACAATGACGTCGGTTTTTCCTCGCCAAGTCCGAAAGCTATTGAGCGAACTCGTGAGTCTGTGCCGTCAGTAGGGCCGTCGAATGTTGAAGCCAATGCTACATCGTCGACAACAATTCTAGTTAAATGGGGCGAAGTTCCGGTAGAACATCAAAATGGGCAGATTGAAGGCTACAAAGTTTACTACAGCGCTAATGGTCGCTCCTCATTCCAGTTTAGAAACATTCCAAAGAATACTACATTCACTACGACCCTCACAGAGCTAAAGAAGTTCGTCCAGTATCATATCCACGTGCTGGCTTACACGAGACTTGGTGACGGAGCGCTGAGTACTCCGCCAGTTCGTGTTCAGACATTTGAAGACGTACCGGGACCTCCATCGAATGTTTCGCTTCCTGATGTGAGTTTTTCTACCGCCCGTATTATTTGGGACACGCCTGAAGATCCCAATGGGGAGATTCTGGGCTACAAAGTTATGTATTATTTGAACAACAGCCAGGAGAGACAGTTCTCGAAAGAGGTAGAAGCAGAAGCGCGTACATTTACTGCTACTGGTTTGGAATCTGAGAAGCATTACATGTTCCTAGTGACTGCGCAGACAAGATTGGGCTGGGGAAAAACGGCTTTTGCGTTGGTGCTCACGACAAATAATCGCGAAAGACCGCAGCCTCCATCCACGCCTCAAATAAGCAGGTCCCAGGTCCAGAGCAGACAAATAACATTTTCTTGGACACCGGGAACTGATGGATCGGCGCCTCTGCGCTATTACACAGTACAAAAATCGGAGAATGCTGGAGCTTTTCAAGTTATTCCTGAGCGTGTGGATCCATCTCTCACGTCTTACAcagcaaataatttaaaaccatTTACATTTTACCAGTTTCGTATACAAGCGACCAATGACATTGGCCCGTCAGACTGGAGCGACGAGTCTGCGCAAGTGCAAACACTTCCTGCAGCCCCGTCGCGTGGTGTTACCGGTCTCAAAGTCGTCCCCATCACTACGACAAGTATCGAAGTACACTGGGATATGATCGAAGAAATTCATTGGAGTGGAGATCACACTACTGGAGGCTACCGAGTCGTTTATCAACCGGTCTCTGATTTTCCTACGGCACTTGAAGCGACGCCAAAGCAGGAAATAATCGGTATCAATCAAACTAAAATGATTCTGAGTGATTTAATGGAGGACAGAAATTATGAAATCGTCGTACTGCCATTTAATTCCGAAGGAGACGGACCCCCAAGTCCACCAGTTACCGTTTACGTCGGCGAAGCCGTACCGACTGGTGAACCTCAAGGTCTCAAAGCAGAGCCTATTTCCTCGACggaagtatttttaaaatggaaACCGCCTCAAGCGCACATGCAAAACGGCGACTTACTTGgctacaaaatattttatctagtCACTGACTCACCTCAAGTACTAGATAAAAAACAAGAAGAAGAAATCGAAGTTGTACCCGCGACCTCTCTGCAGCACAGCCTAGTTTTCCTAGACAAATACACCGAGTACAAAGTCCAAGTGTTGGCATTCAATCCCGCTGGTGATGGTCCACGTTCGCCTCCGATTACTGTTCGTACAAAGCAAGACTTGCCCGGTCCACCCAGCAATCTCCAGTTCACTGAAATCACCATGACGAGTATGCGCGTAACTTGGGACCCGCCTAAGCTCCGCAATGGAGAGATCGTCGGCTACGTCGTTACTTACGAAACCGCTGagcaaaatgataaatttagcAAACAAGTTAAGCAAAAAGTTACGGAAACAAGTCTTCTAATTCAGCCTCTCGAAGAGGAAGTCACGTATACTTTTACAGTACGGGCTCTGACAATCGATTTTGGTCCTCCAGTATCAGGGAATGTTACAACCGGTCCTCAAGAAGGCTCACCAATGATTCCAACGAATCTCTCTGTCACCAAAACTGTCTCCTATGTCCATTTAAAATGGAAGAATGGCGCGTCTGGCAAAGGACCTATTCTTGGTTACTACATTGAAACTCGCAGAAAAG atGACTCCCGATGGCAGACGATTGCGAAGAGCGACAACGGGCCGCTTGATGAATTTACGATATCATATCAAAATCTTTTGCCATCGACTGCGTACCTCTTCCGTGTGATTTCTTACAACCGCTACGGCATCAGTTATCCCGCTTATTCAACGGAAACAATTTTAACGCCGTCGAAATTGTACTTGGAGTACGCGTACCTTCAGCACCGTCCGTTTTACCGGCAGACCTGGTTCATGGTGACACTTGCCGCGACGTCGATAGTAATTATCATCATGGTCGTTGCTATTTTGTGCGTGAAAAGCAAGAGCTATAAATACAAACAGGAAGCACAGAAGACTCTGGAAGAATCGATGGCAATGGACATTGATGACCGTCAGGAATCTGATCTGTCACTTTACCGCACGCGGCCTTCTGGTGGTACTCTGAGTATTGGAAATGGATGTGGGACTTTGGGTAAACGGGGTACTATTGCCAGAAAGTCAATGCATCCTCCACCGCCGCCATTGCACGGGAAATCACCACCGAGACCTTCACCAGCATCCGTTGCTTATCACAGCGACGAGGAAAGTCTCAAAGGATATGACGAAAATCCAGATGACAGCAGTGTCACGGAAAAACCATCAGAAATAAGTTCAACAGACtctcag GGCTCGGAGAGCGAAAATGAAAGTGTTCAATCAGATCCGCattcatttgtaaatcattaCGCAAATGTTAATGATTCATTACGACAATCGTGGAAGAGACAAAAACCAGTAAGAAATTACTCATCATACACAGATTCGGAACCAGAAGGAAGTGCCGTTGTGAGTTTAAACGGCGgacaaataataatgaataacatGGCTAGATCACGAGCTCCACTTCCTGGTTTCTCGTCGTTCGTTTAA